In a single window of the Streptomyces sp. HUAS ZL42 genome:
- a CDS encoding SAM-dependent methyltransferase, whose translation MTGQDPTAPLKIDTSNPHPARMYDWYLGGKDNYPVDEAMGRQMLALDPRVPVMARVNRAFMHRSTRWLARNGIRQFLDIGTGIPTEPNLHQIAQQVAPEARVVYCDNDPIVLAHAAALLRSTPEGMTEYLQADVRDPATIVEGAGKVLDFTRPMALSLVALLHFVSDEDGAHDLVRRLLAELPSGSYLVMTHATADFTPEESAAATDKLRAAGVTLALRSRDEFSRFFDGLELVDPGVAVVHEWHPELGEPVPGQDDGVIPGYGAVARKP comes from the coding sequence ATGACCGGGCAGGACCCCACCGCACCCCTCAAGATCGACACGAGTAATCCGCATCCCGCGCGGATGTACGACTGGTATCTGGGCGGCAAGGACAACTACCCCGTCGACGAGGCCATGGGCCGCCAGATGCTCGCCCTCGACCCGCGTGTGCCGGTGATGGCACGAGTCAACCGTGCCTTCATGCACCGGTCCACGCGCTGGCTGGCCCGCAACGGCATACGGCAGTTCCTGGACATCGGCACCGGCATCCCCACCGAGCCGAACCTGCACCAGATCGCCCAGCAGGTCGCGCCCGAGGCCCGCGTCGTCTACTGCGACAACGACCCGATCGTGCTGGCCCACGCGGCGGCCCTGCTGCGCAGCACGCCCGAGGGCATGACGGAGTACCTTCAGGCCGACGTACGGGATCCGGCCACGATCGTGGAAGGGGCCGGCAAGGTCCTGGACTTCACCCGGCCCATGGCCCTGTCCCTGGTCGCGCTGCTGCACTTCGTCTCCGACGAGGACGGTGCGCACGACCTCGTTCGCCGGCTGCTGGCCGAACTCCCTTCCGGCAGCTACCTGGTGATGACCCACGCCACCGCCGACTTCACCCCGGAGGAGTCGGCGGCGGCAACGGACAAGCTCAGGGCCGCGGGCGTCACGCTGGCGCTGCGTTCCCGCGACGAGTTCAGCCGGTTCTTCGACGGGCTCGAACTCGTCGACCCCGGGGTCGCGGTGGTCCACGAGTGGCATCCGGAGCTGGGCGAGCCGGTCCCCGGGCAGGACGACGGGGTCATCCCGGGCTACGGGGCGGTGGCGCGCAAGCCGTGA
- a CDS encoding dual specificity protein phosphatase family protein, whose translation MAVLTATLPRPALRKRPLPRRALRILIALVVGYVVLWATGALGIMALSYWVREETPAPPGTRTVQGVHHFQPVDGEGRLWRGAAPSPAGYRALAGMGFTTVVDLRAEDLSAAQLAEPREAGLKVVRLPIRDGQTPKPEQVQRFLKVVAQASGPVFVHCGAGVGRTGTMAAAYLVQSGEQSSAAAVRRNLAVGPPSIEQIYYGLHLSTAEAEQPPLPVVAVSRLVDAPRRMMSWF comes from the coding sequence ATGGCTGTCCTCACCGCAACTCTCCCTCGTCCTGCCCTGCGCAAGCGCCCTCTCCCGCGACGTGCGCTGCGCATCCTCATCGCACTGGTCGTGGGCTACGTGGTCCTCTGGGCCACGGGTGCCCTCGGCATCATGGCCCTGTCGTACTGGGTCCGGGAGGAGACCCCTGCGCCGCCGGGCACCCGCACCGTGCAGGGCGTCCACCACTTCCAGCCGGTGGACGGCGAGGGTCGGCTGTGGCGCGGTGCCGCGCCGTCTCCCGCGGGGTACCGGGCGCTGGCGGGCATGGGGTTCACCACGGTTGTCGACCTGCGCGCCGAGGACCTGAGCGCGGCCCAGCTCGCCGAACCCCGCGAGGCCGGGCTGAAGGTCGTGCGGCTGCCCATACGCGACGGCCAGACGCCGAAGCCCGAGCAGGTGCAGCGCTTCCTGAAGGTGGTCGCCCAGGCCTCCGGGCCGGTGTTCGTGCACTGCGGCGCGGGAGTCGGCCGTACGGGCACGATGGCGGCGGCGTATCTGGTGCAGAGCGGCGAGCAGTCGTCGGCGGCGGCGGTACGCCGCAACCTGGCGGTCGGACCGCCGTCGATCGAGCAGATCTATTACGGACTGCACCTCAGCACCGCCGAGGCCGAACAGCCGCCGCTCCCGGTGGTGGCCGTGAGCCGACTGGTGGACGCTCCACGGCGCATGATGTCCTGGTTCTGA
- a CDS encoding PEP/pyruvate-binding domain-containing protein, with product MTTLDERHGEGARDGEGRQGEVALGLVRAHGPATVSLEQPASVLPELAGSKAANLARAARAGLPVLPGFVIPYRGDGDTVALRRAWHALSEGGVRPLVVRSSSPQEDTEESSLAGQFASVLDVRDWRAFRTAVQTVLDSARRPDGSAVPMAVLVQPMLTARVGGVMFGADPVAGRADRMLVSAVRGGPDSLVSGAQAGTDYWLGGHGRLLRKEPAEAGPLLTRSELARLARLARRARRVFGGPQDIEFGFDGDGRLWLFQSRPITAMAARPARGARLLGPGPVAETLPGQLAPLEEDLWVAPLARGLAAALDIGGTAPRRLLRTVPVVTTVGGRAAADLRLLGAVPPRRRWLALLNPAPGARRLGASWRLGRLTTALPGLATDLAADVDRHLAQTPAPAELPSDALAAELRWTRTVLVSLHAQEALAGALLREPPKSRTAAGTALTVLAEARAHGLPDDRAVAADPVVLALTAPSLRGRGPLPRTVLPSRDSGVRPAPEATTARPAPQATTARPAPQATRARLTPQATAPHRALTALLPPREALRLRIRWVQELQVRLVREAAWRSGIDAERAGLLRWRELAALLDGGALPDDLHARVPQPASPPLPDAFRLADGKVVAEHGRGRGDGVRGVSGGRAVGTVWDGTEPRPRDPVLVVRTLDPALAPLLPGLTGLVAQTGSPLSHLAVLAREFGLPAIVGATDAVRRFPPGSSLTVDGTTGDVQLGEAQ from the coding sequence ATGACGACGCTCGACGAACGTCACGGAGAAGGTGCACGCGACGGGGAAGGCCGACAGGGCGAGGTGGCCCTCGGTCTGGTCCGGGCCCACGGCCCGGCCACCGTCTCGCTGGAACAGCCCGCCTCCGTGCTCCCCGAACTGGCAGGGTCCAAGGCCGCGAACCTCGCCCGCGCGGCCCGCGCCGGACTGCCGGTGCTCCCCGGCTTCGTGATCCCGTACCGAGGGGACGGTGACACGGTCGCCCTGCGGCGCGCCTGGCACGCCCTCTCCGAGGGCGGCGTCCGCCCTCTCGTCGTACGGTCCTCGTCGCCGCAGGAGGACACGGAGGAGTCGTCGCTGGCGGGCCAGTTCGCCTCCGTGCTCGACGTGCGCGACTGGCGTGCCTTCCGTACGGCGGTGCAGACGGTGCTCGACTCGGCGCGCCGGCCCGACGGGTCCGCGGTCCCCATGGCCGTGCTCGTCCAGCCGATGCTCACCGCGCGGGTCGGCGGGGTCATGTTCGGTGCCGACCCCGTCGCGGGGCGGGCCGACCGGATGCTGGTGAGCGCGGTGCGCGGGGGTCCGGACAGCCTGGTCAGCGGCGCACAGGCCGGGACCGACTACTGGCTGGGCGGGCACGGACGGCTGCTGCGTAAGGAGCCGGCGGAGGCCGGCCCGCTGCTCACGCGCTCCGAACTGGCCCGGCTGGCGCGGCTCGCGCGGCGCGCCCGGCGGGTCTTCGGCGGGCCGCAGGACATCGAGTTCGGGTTCGACGGGGACGGGCGGTTGTGGCTGTTCCAGAGCCGTCCGATCACAGCGATGGCGGCGCGGCCCGCGCGCGGGGCACGACTGCTTGGGCCCGGACCTGTCGCGGAGACGCTGCCGGGGCAGTTGGCGCCGCTGGAGGAGGACCTCTGGGTCGCGCCCCTGGCCCGTGGACTCGCCGCCGCGCTGGACATCGGGGGTACCGCACCCCGCCGGCTCCTGCGTACCGTGCCCGTGGTCACGACGGTCGGTGGGCGGGCCGCCGCCGACCTGCGCCTCCTCGGCGCGGTGCCGCCCCGGCGCCGGTGGCTCGCGCTGCTCAACCCGGCGCCGGGAGCACGCCGGCTCGGGGCGTCCTGGCGGCTGGGGCGGCTCACCACGGCGCTGCCCGGTCTGGCGACGGACCTCGCGGCGGACGTCGACCGCCACCTGGCGCAGACGCCGGCGCCCGCGGAACTCCCCTCTGACGCCCTGGCCGCGGAACTGCGCTGGACCCGTACGGTCCTCGTGTCCCTGCACGCCCAGGAGGCCCTCGCCGGTGCTCTGCTGCGGGAGCCACCGAAGAGCCGCACGGCGGCGGGCACGGCGCTGACCGTCCTGGCGGAGGCCCGCGCCCACGGGCTGCCCGACGACCGCGCCGTCGCCGCGGACCCGGTGGTCCTGGCCCTCACCGCACCGAGCCTGCGGGGCCGGGGCCCGCTGCCGCGGACGGTCCTGCCGAGCCGGGACAGCGGAGTACGTCCGGCTCCAGAGGCAACCACCGCACGCCCCGCCCCGCAGGCAACCACCGCACGCCCAGCACCGCAGGCAACCCGCGCACGCCTCACCCCACAAGCAACAGCTCCCCACCGCGCCCTCACAGCCCTTCTCCCGCCCCGCGAAGCCCTCCGTCTGCGCATCCGTTGGGTGCAGGAGCTGCAGGTCCGGCTGGTGCGGGAGGCGGCGTGGCGGTCGGGGATCGACGCGGAGCGCGCCGGGTTGCTGCGCTGGCGGGAGCTTGCCGCCCTCCTCGACGGCGGTGCACTGCCCGACGACCTCCACGCGCGCGTGCCGCAACCCGCATCGCCCCCGCTCCCGGACGCCTTCCGCCTCGCGGACGGCAAAGTGGTCGCCGAGCACGGCCGCGGCCGCGGCGACGGCGTGCGTGGCGTGTCCGGAGGGCGTGCCGTCGGGACCGTGTGGGACGGGACGGAACCCCGCCCCCGGGATCCGGTGCTCGTCGTGCGCACGCTGGACCCCGCGCTCGCCCCGCTGCTGCCCGGCCTCACCGGCCTGGTCGCCCAGACCGGCAGCCCGTTGTCCCACCTCGCGGTCCTGGCGAGGGAGTTCGGGCTCCCGGCGATCGTCGGCGCCACGGACGCCGTACGCCGCTTCCCGCCCGGCTCCAGCCTCACCGTCGACGGGACCACCGGTGACGTACAGCTGGGGGAGGCGCAATGA
- a CDS encoding PLP-dependent aminotransferase family protein, translating into MPKSWVNSAERIGADLHLELSGTGGRRAALIRALREAVRGGRLAPGTRLPPYRSLAADLGVARNTVADAYAELVAEGWLTARQGSGTRVAERAEPLRHAARVPERTPPRARGPRHDLRQGTPDASAFPRAAWLASYRRALQQAPNEVFGPGDPAGRVELREALTEYLARARGVRTEPGRIVICSGFAHALRLLFGPGGAKGRGGGGVLRGPLAVESYGLGFHRELLATAGVHTVPLPLDEHGARVDRLTRERAVLLTPAHQFPTGGPLHATRRAAVIDWARARAGVILEDDYDGEFRYDRRPVGAVQGLDPERVIHIGSVSKSLSPALRLGWMVLPERYVGDVLAAKGEREAWASVLDQLSLADFIAGGSYDRHVRRMRQRYRSRRDRLVTALAAQAPHIRVTGIAAGLHAVLRLPSGTERSTVEAAARQGVALDGLAAFRHPESPATDMPAHDGIVVGYATPSEHAYGAALDALCGVLPPG; encoded by the coding sequence ATGCCGAAATCGTGGGTCAATTCCGCGGAGCGGATCGGCGCCGACCTGCATCTGGAGCTGTCCGGGACGGGTGGGCGGCGGGCCGCGCTCATCCGGGCGCTGCGGGAGGCCGTACGCGGTGGGCGGCTCGCGCCGGGCACCCGGCTGCCGCCGTACCGCTCGCTCGCCGCCGATCTCGGCGTCGCCCGCAACACGGTGGCCGACGCGTACGCGGAACTCGTCGCCGAGGGCTGGCTGACCGCTCGCCAGGGCTCGGGCACCCGGGTCGCGGAGCGCGCCGAACCCCTGCGCCACGCCGCGCGGGTGCCCGAAAGGACGCCTCCACGCGCGCGTGGCCCACGGCACGACCTTCGGCAGGGCACCCCGGACGCGTCGGCGTTCCCGCGCGCGGCCTGGCTGGCCTCCTACCGGCGGGCTCTCCAGCAGGCGCCCAACGAGGTGTTCGGGCCCGGTGACCCGGCCGGCCGCGTCGAACTGCGGGAGGCCCTCACCGAGTACCTGGCACGCGCGCGTGGCGTGCGCACCGAACCGGGCCGGATCGTGATCTGCTCCGGATTCGCGCACGCCCTGCGGCTGCTGTTCGGCCCAGGCGGAGCGAAGGGGCGCGGCGGGGGCGGGGTGTTGCGCGGCCCGCTGGCCGTGGAGTCGTACGGCCTGGGTTTCCATCGGGAACTGCTCGCCACCGCGGGCGTACACACCGTTCCGCTCCCCCTGGACGAACACGGCGCGCGGGTCGACCGGCTGACGCGCGAGCGGGCCGTGCTGCTCACGCCCGCGCACCAGTTCCCGACCGGCGGCCCGCTGCACGCCACGCGCCGCGCCGCGGTGATCGACTGGGCACGCGCGCGTGCCGGTGTGATTCTCGAGGACGACTACGACGGGGAGTTCCGCTACGACCGCAGGCCCGTGGGCGCGGTCCAGGGCCTCGACCCGGAGCGGGTGATCCACATCGGCTCGGTCAGCAAGAGCCTGTCGCCTGCGCTGCGGCTCGGCTGGATGGTCCTTCCCGAGCGGTACGTCGGCGACGTCCTCGCGGCCAAGGGCGAGCGGGAGGCGTGGGCGAGCGTCCTGGACCAGCTGAGCCTCGCCGACTTCATCGCCGGAGGGTCGTACGACCGCCATGTGCGGCGCATGCGGCAGCGGTACCGCAGCCGCCGGGACCGTCTCGTCACCGCGCTCGCCGCGCAGGCGCCGCACATCCGGGTCACCGGGATCGCGGCCGGCCTGCACGCGGTGCTGCGGCTGCCGTCCGGCACCGAGCGGTCCACGGTCGAGGCGGCGGCCCGTCAGGGCGTCGCCCTGGACGGCCTGGCCGCCTTCCGTCACCCGGAGTCACCGGCGACGGACATGCCGGCCCACGACGGAATCGTCGTGGGGTACGCGACACCCTCCGAGCACGCCTACGGGGCGGCCCTCGACGCGCTGTGCGGGGTGCTGCCGCCGGGGTGA
- a CDS encoding carboxymuconolactone decarboxylase family protein, giving the protein MTTHTIDIATADAQAIDPAAAIAAAEAGRTRLDFGKSARKAFRALIGFDAAAREGLDPALVELIQIRASHLNHCAYCLHMHTNDARKAGESEDRLHMVPVWREARHFFTEKEQAALALTEAVTLVADGGVPDGVYAEAAARFDEQELAQVLALILAINTWNRVALATGKVAGTDERR; this is encoded by the coding sequence ATGACGACGCACACGATCGACATCGCGACCGCCGACGCCCAGGCCATCGACCCCGCCGCGGCGATCGCCGCAGCGGAGGCCGGGCGGACCCGCCTCGACTTCGGGAAGTCCGCGCGGAAGGCGTTCCGCGCCCTCATCGGCTTCGACGCCGCCGCCCGCGAAGGACTCGACCCGGCCCTCGTCGAACTGATCCAGATCCGTGCCTCGCACCTCAACCACTGCGCGTACTGCCTCCACATGCACACGAACGACGCGCGCAAGGCCGGCGAGAGCGAGGACCGTCTGCACATGGTCCCCGTCTGGCGCGAGGCCCGGCACTTCTTCACCGAGAAGGAACAGGCCGCCCTCGCCCTCACGGAGGCGGTGACGCTGGTGGCCGACGGCGGTGTCCCCGACGGCGTCTACGCCGAGGCCGCGGCCCGCTTCGACGAGCAGGAACTGGCCCAGGTGCTGGCCCTGATCCTCGCGATCAACACGTGGAACCGGGTGGCGCTGGCGACGGGGAAGGTGGCGGGGACGGACGAGCGGCGTTAG
- a CDS encoding glutamate synthase subunit beta, which produces MADPKGFMTTPRQDWPRRPVEERVRDWDEVYVPGALLPIISKQADRCMDCGIPFCHEACPLGNLIPEWNDLVSREDWRAAADRLHATNNFPEFTGRLCPAPCEAGCVLAINQPAVTIKNVECAIADRAWEEGFAPPRPPDRLSGRTVAVIGSGPAGLAAAQQLTRAGHTVAVYEKDDRIGGLMRYGIPAFKMEKRHLERRIDQMRAEGTKFRTSTAVGRDIGAPELRARYDAVVISTGATAWRELPVPGRELSGIHQAMEYLPLANRVCEGDLEMSPMSAAGKHVVIVGGGDTGADCLGTAVREGAASVTQLDIYGRPEAERDEDTEPWPTYPKIYRLSGAHEEARDLGTAPAADADARLFAASTLRFTGDADGHVRSLHLVEVDVQRRPLPGTGRTLPADLVLLALGFSGPDREDGLVDQLGLTMEPRGTIARDAGFATNVPGVFAAGDAARGQSLIVWAIAEGRAVAAAVDRYLTGTSRLPSPIGPYDRPMAV; this is translated from the coding sequence ATGGCCGATCCCAAGGGATTCATGACGACGCCCCGCCAGGACTGGCCCCGCCGGCCCGTCGAGGAGCGGGTGCGGGACTGGGACGAGGTGTACGTCCCGGGGGCGTTGCTGCCCATCATCAGCAAGCAGGCCGACCGCTGCATGGACTGCGGCATCCCGTTCTGCCACGAGGCCTGCCCACTCGGCAATCTGATCCCCGAGTGGAACGACCTGGTCTCCCGAGAGGACTGGCGCGCGGCGGCCGACCGGCTGCACGCCACGAACAACTTCCCCGAGTTCACCGGCCGGTTGTGTCCGGCGCCGTGCGAGGCCGGATGCGTGCTCGCCATCAACCAGCCGGCCGTCACCATCAAGAACGTCGAGTGCGCCATCGCCGACCGGGCCTGGGAGGAGGGTTTCGCCCCGCCGCGGCCGCCGGACCGGCTGTCCGGCAGGACGGTGGCGGTGATCGGCTCGGGCCCCGCGGGGCTGGCGGCGGCACAGCAGTTGACCCGGGCCGGGCACACCGTCGCGGTGTACGAGAAGGACGACCGGATCGGCGGGCTGATGCGGTACGGCATCCCCGCGTTCAAGATGGAGAAGCGGCATCTGGAGCGACGGATCGACCAGATGCGGGCCGAGGGGACCAAGTTCCGCACGTCGACGGCGGTCGGGCGGGACATCGGGGCCCCGGAGCTGCGGGCGCGCTACGACGCCGTGGTGATCTCCACGGGAGCCACGGCGTGGCGGGAACTTCCCGTGCCGGGCCGGGAGTTGTCCGGGATACATCAGGCGATGGAGTACCTGCCGCTGGCCAACCGGGTCTGCGAGGGGGACTTGGAGATGTCCCCGATGTCGGCCGCCGGGAAGCACGTGGTCATCGTCGGCGGCGGTGACACCGGGGCCGACTGCCTGGGGACCGCGGTGCGAGAGGGCGCCGCGTCCGTGACCCAGCTGGACATCTACGGGCGGCCGGAAGCGGAGCGCGACGAGGACACCGAGCCCTGGCCGACGTATCCGAAGATCTACCGGCTGTCGGGCGCGCACGAGGAGGCACGCGACCTGGGGACGGCGCCGGCGGCGGACGCGGACGCCCGGCTCTTCGCGGCGTCCACGCTCCGCTTCACCGGCGACGCGGACGGGCACGTCCGGTCGCTGCATCTGGTGGAGGTGGATGTGCAGCGGCGCCCGCTGCCGGGCACCGGCCGGACGCTCCCCGCCGACCTCGTACTGCTCGCCCTCGGCTTCTCCGGGCCCGACCGGGAGGACGGCCTCGTCGACCAGCTGGGACTGACGATGGAACCTCGCGGGACCATCGCCCGCGACGCCGGGTTCGCGACGAACGTCCCCGGAGTGTTCGCCGCTGGGGACGCCGCACGGGGGCAGTCGTTGATCGTGTGGGCGATCGCGGAGGGGCGTGCGGTGGCGGCGGCCGTCGACCGGTATCTGACGGGGACTTCGCGGCTGCCGTCGCCCATCGGGCCGTACGACCGGCCGATGGCCGTCTAG
- a CDS encoding DUF1772 domain-containing protein, with protein MIDGPYFVLTVLGVLGTGLVAGVFCGFSTFVMRGLAALPPAQGVAAMNAINVTAVMPAFMLVFAGSAVLCAVIAVVTFVLWPDEGRVELLLGSALYLFGSFGVTMVANVPRNDALLKLEPGTPEAAAYWPSYVREWTAWNHVRTVASAAAAVAYVLALT; from the coding sequence ATGATCGATGGACCGTACTTCGTGCTGACGGTGCTGGGGGTGCTCGGGACCGGTCTGGTGGCCGGAGTCTTCTGCGGCTTCTCGACCTTCGTGATGCGCGGACTCGCCGCGCTGCCGCCCGCGCAGGGCGTCGCCGCGATGAACGCGATCAACGTGACCGCGGTGATGCCGGCGTTCATGCTCGTGTTCGCCGGTTCGGCGGTGCTGTGCGCGGTGATCGCGGTGGTGACGTTCGTGCTGTGGCCGGACGAGGGAAGGGTGGAGCTGCTGCTGGGCAGTGCGCTCTATCTGTTCGGCTCGTTCGGGGTGACCATGGTCGCGAACGTGCCCCGTAACGACGCACTGCTGAAGCTGGAGCCGGGCACTCCGGAGGCGGCCGCGTACTGGCCTTCGTACGTGCGCGAGTGGACGGCGTGGAACCACGTCCGCACGGTCGCCTCGGCCGCGGCGGCCGTCGCGTACGTGCTTGCCCTCACGTGA
- a CDS encoding DUF2293 domain-containing protein, with protein MATLATPSPRTGLLVIQPLRRKHCAGCRRGPLSLLVLEDGAPRCLDCVDLGHLVLLPRGDTALTRRSREESALSAVVVRFNRRRGRYERQGVLVEEAALARAEERCLADAEARRRRRMRDARRRAIHDERFAQAFAAEIRRLFPGCPADRAGAIAAHASVRGSGRVGRSAAGRALSEGAVVSAVVASVRHLDTSYDKLLMSGLPRHEARRRIAGVVEAVLLEWGRQVGIGATA; from the coding sequence ATGGCAACGCTTGCAACTCCCTCGCCCCGCACCGGGCTTCTCGTCATCCAGCCGCTGAGGAGAAAGCACTGCGCCGGGTGCCGCCGCGGGCCGCTGTCGCTGCTCGTGCTCGAGGACGGGGCACCGCGGTGCCTCGACTGCGTGGATCTGGGGCATCTGGTGTTACTGCCGCGCGGGGACACGGCGCTGACGCGCAGGTCACGGGAGGAGAGTGCGCTGTCGGCGGTGGTCGTGCGGTTCAACCGTCGCAGGGGCCGGTACGAGCGGCAGGGCGTCCTCGTGGAGGAGGCGGCGCTCGCCCGGGCCGAGGAGCGGTGCCTGGCCGACGCCGAGGCACGGCGGCGGCGTCGGATGCGGGACGCCCGGCGGCGGGCGATACACGACGAGCGGTTCGCGCAGGCCTTCGCGGCGGAGATACGGCGGCTGTTTCCCGGGTGCCCGGCCGACCGGGCCGGTGCCATCGCCGCGCATGCCTCGGTGCGGGGCAGTGGGCGGGTGGGGCGGAGTGCGGCCGGGCGGGCGTTGTCCGAGGGGGCGGTGGTCTCGGCGGTCGTGGCATCCGTACGGCATCTGGACACGTCGTACGACAAGCTGCTGATGAGCGGGCTGCCGCGACACGAGGCGCGGCGGCGCATCGCAGGGGTTGTGGAGGCGGTGCTGCTGGAGTGGGGGCGGCAGGTGGGGATCGGCGCCACCGCGTGA
- a CDS encoding uridine kinase, with the protein MGRVRLEAITWDRLGDLLAERLLDLKPADGSPWPRIAFDGAPAARPGDLAERVGEALRVRGRPSLAVDAHGFLRPASLRLEYGHQDVEAYYNGWFDTGALWREVFGPLEAGGDGRILPDLWDPVADRATRSSYVQLPPGGFLLLHGPLLLRHWFPFDLTVHVLLSPGALRRRTPETDHWTLPALERYERETDPAGTADVLVRADDPRHPAWSG; encoded by the coding sequence ATGGGCCGTGTGCGACTCGAAGCGATCACCTGGGACCGGCTCGGCGACCTCCTCGCCGAGCGGCTGCTCGACCTGAAGCCGGCCGACGGCAGCCCCTGGCCGCGCATCGCCTTCGACGGCGCCCCGGCCGCCCGCCCCGGCGACCTCGCCGAACGCGTCGGTGAGGCACTGCGCGTTCGCGGCCGCCCCTCGCTGGCCGTGGACGCGCACGGCTTCCTGCGGCCCGCCTCGCTGCGGCTGGAGTACGGCCACCAGGACGTGGAGGCTTACTACAACGGCTGGTTCGACACCGGCGCCCTGTGGCGCGAGGTGTTCGGACCCCTCGAAGCCGGCGGCGACGGGCGGATCCTGCCCGACCTGTGGGACCCCGTCGCCGACCGCGCTACCCGCAGTTCCTACGTCCAACTCCCGCCCGGTGGCTTCCTGTTGCTGCACGGACCCCTCCTGCTGCGCCACTGGTTCCCCTTCGACCTCACTGTCCACGTCCTCCTCTCGCCGGGCGCACTGCGCCGTCGCACTCCCGAAACCGATCACTGGACCCTGCCCGCCCTGGAGCGCTACGAGCGCGAGACCGACCCCGCCGGCACAGCCGACGTGCTGGTCCGAGCCGACGATCCACGCCATCCGGCATGGAGCGGCTGA
- a CDS encoding pyridoxamine 5'-phosphate oxidase family protein, translated as MIRTTGPDGAPQNSVVWIKREGDTVLFSSTDGHQKVRNLRRDPRISLSVFDLGNPSPRSRSVAQDDEIRVIIRVVPRKIVGFSA; from the coding sequence GTGATCCGGACAACCGGCCCCGACGGCGCTCCGCAGAACTCGGTGGTCTGGATCAAGCGCGAGGGCGACACCGTGCTCTTCTCCTCCACCGACGGACACCAGAAGGTGCGCAACCTGCGCCGTGACCCCCGTATCAGCCTGTCGGTCTTCGACCTCGGCAACCCCTCACCTCGGTCGAGATCCGTGGCACAGGACGACGAGATCCGGGTGATCATCCGCGTCGTGCCGCGGAAGATCGTGGGATTCTCGGCCTGA
- a CDS encoding CBS domain-containing protein: MTTAGDIMHRGAQWIPAHETLDRAAQLMRDLNVGALPISDQDERLCGILTDRDIVVGCVAMGHDPAEVTAGEMAQGTPRWIDASADVGDVLHEMQEHQIRRLPVIENKRLVGMISESDLARHLTEGQMASWAESVYSQSPTR, encoded by the coding sequence ATGACCACTGCCGGAGACATCATGCACCGCGGCGCCCAGTGGATCCCCGCCCACGAAACCCTGGACCGGGCCGCCCAGCTGATGCGCGACCTCAACGTCGGAGCCCTGCCGATCAGCGACCAGGACGAACGGCTCTGCGGCATCCTCACCGACCGCGACATCGTCGTCGGCTGCGTGGCCATGGGGCACGACCCCGCCGAGGTCACCGCGGGCGAGATGGCCCAGGGCACCCCGCGCTGGATCGACGCGAGCGCCGATGTCGGCGACGTGCTCCACGAGATGCAGGAGCACCAGATCCGCCGGCTTCCCGTGATCGAGAACAAGCGCCTGGTCGGCATGATCAGCGAGTCGGACCTGGCCCGGCACCTGACCGAGGGTCAGATGGCCTCCTGGGCCGAGAGCGTCTACTCCCAGAGCCCGACCCGCTGA